A stretch of the Bubalus kerabau isolate K-KA32 ecotype Philippines breed swamp buffalo chromosome 11, PCC_UOA_SB_1v2, whole genome shotgun sequence genome encodes the following:
- the UNC50 gene encoding protein unc-50 homolog has translation MLPSTSVNSPVQGNGVLSSRDAARHTAGAKRYKYLRRLFRFRQMDFEFAAWQMLYLFTSPQRVYRNFHYRKQTKDQWARDDPAFLVLLSIWLCVSTIGFGFVLDMGFFETIKLLLWVVFIDCVGVGLLISTLMWFISNKYLVKRQSRDYDVEWGYAFDVHLNAFYPLLVILHFIQLFFINHVILTDTFIGYLVGNTLWLVAVGYYIYVTFLGYSALPFLKNTVILLYPFAPLILLYGLSLALGWNFTHTLCSFYKYRVK, from the exons ATGTTACCAAGTACTTCGGTGAAttccccagtgcaggggaacggAGTGTTGAGTTCCAGGGATGCAGCCAGACACACAGCGGGAGCAAAACGCTACAAATACCTGAGGAGGCTTTTCCGTTTCCGGCAGATGGACTTTGAGTTTGCTGCCTGGCAGATGCTCTACCTGTTCACTTCCCCACAGAGAGTTTATAGAAACTTTCACTATAGGAAGCAGACGAAAGATCAGTGGGCCAGGGATGACCCGGCTTTCTTGGTCCTGTTAAGTATCTGGCTCTGTG TGTCCACAATAGGATTTGGCTTTGTGCTGGACATGGGGTTTTTTGAGACGATAAAGCTGCTCCTTTGGGTGGTATTCATAGACTGCGTAGGCGTCGGTCTTCTCATATCAACCTTAATGTG GTTTATCTCCAATAAGTATTTAGTGAAACGGCAGAGCAGAGACTATGATGTGGAGTGGGGCTATGCCTTCGACGTGCATCTGAATGCTTTTTATCCTCTCCTGGTCATTCTGCATTTTATACAGCTTTTTTTCATCAACC ATGTCATCCTAACAGACACATTTATTGGATATTTAGTCGGAAATACCTTATGGTTGGTTGCTGTTGGCTACTATATCTATGTAACTTTCTTAGGATACAGTG CACTGCCATTTTTGAAAAACACGGTGATCCTTCTCTACCCGTTTGCACCTCTCATCCTGCTCTACGGGCTGTCACTAGCACTGGGCTGGAACTTCACCCACACGCTCTGCTCCTTCTACaagtacagagtgaagtga